One window from the genome of Faecalibacterium sp. HTF-F encodes:
- a CDS encoding DUF5348 domain-containing protein translates to MAQKMTGALVFDERTDRYDIRFDLNSYYGGLHCGECFDVFVRGKWKPTRIEYGDNWYLVGIRAEDLNGLRVRI, encoded by the coding sequence ATGGCACAGAAAATGACAGGAGCATTGGTATTTGACGAGCGCACCGACCGTTACGACATCCGCTTTGACTTAAACAGCTACTACGGGGGCTTGCATTGCGGCGAGTGCTTTGACGTATTCGTGCGGGGCAAGTGGAAGCCGACCCGGATTGAGTACGGCGACAACTGGTATCTTGTGGGTATCAGAGCCGAGGACTTGAACGGGCTGCGGGTGCGTATCTGA
- a CDS encoding PcfB family protein: MQDEVNEKTIALYIKTGKLTAQTLQKAMKAILSKGKKQLAKPPQGKQSLKQLMKQNAGVSNIEITEGNIKAFESTAKKYGIDFALKKDATESPPRYLVFFKGRDADVLTAAFKEFSAKKLTQEKKPSIRKLLSTLKEAAQGRNAERAKVKNKDREVSL; this comes from the coding sequence TTGCAGGACGAAGTAAACGAAAAGACCATAGCCCTTTACATCAAGACCGGGAAGCTGACCGCGCAGACGCTCCAAAAGGCAATGAAAGCCATACTGTCAAAGGGCAAAAAGCAGCTTGCAAAACCGCCACAGGGCAAGCAGAGCTTAAAGCAGCTTATGAAGCAGAACGCGGGCGTTTCCAACATTGAGATTACCGAGGGCAATATCAAAGCCTTTGAGAGTACGGCGAAAAAGTACGGTATCGACTTTGCGCTGAAAAAGGACGCGACGGAAAGCCCGCCCCGCTATCTGGTTTTCTTCAAGGGGCGGGACGCGGACGTACTGACCGCAGCCTTTAAGGAATTTTCCGCAAAAAAGCTGACACAGGAGAAAAAGCCCTCAATCCGAAAGCTGCTCTCTACCCTCAAAGAAGCTGCACAGGGCAGAAACGCGGAACGGGCAAAGGTCAAGAACAAGGACAGGGAGGTATCGCTATGA